A window of [Ruminococcus] lactaris ATCC 29176 genomic DNA:
TTTTCGATATCCTGTCCTGTAGATACAAGATCCTTTGCAACTGTCGTGATCTTATTATAAATATTCTGATTTAACTGATCCAGATCAGAGTCAATGCAATCCAGGAGGCTGATTCCCAGGGTGATCGTACGGACATCCAGGTTCTCATGCTCGATCATCTTATTTGTCTCTGAAACTTCATACATATTAATCATAATCTTATCCTCATCTTCTATGTCTCTTCACTGCTGTACGGTAAATCCTATAATCTGTGCATCTTCTCAAAAATCTCTTCTCTCTGGCAACGGATACTTACTCCAATTTCTTTTCCGAGTGTATCCATTTCATCGCATACCTCTGTAAAGTCTTTTTTCAGATTTGAAACATCAACAATCATCATCATATTAAAATATCCCTGCACAATCGTCTGAGAGATATCTAAAATATTGATCCCGTTCTCCGCCAGATATGTACACACTCTCGCAATAATTCCCACCGTGTCTTTTCCAAGTACTGTGACAATACATTTTTTCATTTTCATTGTACCTCCGCTTTTTGTTATAAATCTGATCATACCGTAATGATCTCTGAAACTGAATCTCTGCTTGCAACAAACATATCAAGATTTTCTCCCTTATACTCATTATCCGCCAGAGTCACTTCCAGTTTTACTGTCTCATAAGCAAGCTTTGCATAATTATTCTCCTTGCTCAGATGTCCCAGCATAATATGTTTCAGATTATCATGTAGTATATCACAAAGGAGCTGTCCTGACAATTCATTTGATAAATGACCTCTGTCTCCGAGAATCCTCTGCTTCAGATAATATGGATATCCACCGACCTCCAGCATATGGATATCATGATTTGCCTCCAGCAGAACCGCATCCAGATTCTGTAAATTTTTCACTGTATACGAATCATACTTGCCGAGATCTGTTGCAACAGCAACGGACTTTGCTCCGCACTCCAGCCGGTATCCTGCCGGTTCGTTCGCATCATGTGAAATCTCAAAAGGATGAATATCAATATCCCCCAGCGTAAACGGCTCATCTGTATGGATCGGATGATATAATCCCTCCGGCATCTTTCCGAGTCCTGAATAACTTTTTATTCCTTCTAATGTACCTTTTGTGGCATAGATCGGGATCTGATACTTTCTGCTGAATACCCCCAGTCCCTGAATATGATCTGAATGTTCATGCGTGATCAGGATTCCATTCAGATCATTCCCTTTCAGATCCAGGGTCTTCAGTCCTTCTTCGATTCTTTTTTTACTGATTCCAGTATCCACAAGCAGATGCGTATTATCACTTCCCACATAAATACAGTTCCCGCTGCTTCCACTTGCAATGCTGCACATTCTCATTTTATAACTTATCTCCTATTTGTCTTTTTGTATCTTCAAAGTCTCCACTGTTATCAATCACTGCCTGACATGCCTGCCGGAATGTATCTTCCGATGGCTGTGAAGCGATCATATCTGTAATCTTCTCATCTGTATAATGCCTGGAGGCTTTCAGTCTCTGCCTGCGGATATTTTCAGAAGTATAAATATACCACATCTCATCGCACAGCTCTCTTCCTGTATCTGTCAGAAGTGCCGCTTCTACGACATACAGAGGCTTTCCCTGCTTTCTCTTCTCAACAATATCCTTCTGCACCCATTTCAGCACTGCCGGATGCACGATTGCATTCAGGCATTGCAATTTTTCCGCACTTGAGAATACCATTTTACCCAGTTCTTTCCGATCCAGTTCCCCGTCTTCTCCAACGACAGCATCACCAAATTCATCTACGATCTTTTTGAAACATTCTGTTCCTTTTTTCTGAAGCTGCTTTGCAACTTCGTCCATCTGACAGATACACGCTCCATACTCCTGTTCCATCCAGGCAAGTACTGCACTTTTTCCGGAGCCTACCCCTCCAGTGATTCCTATTACTTTCATATTATTTTGCCTCATACCAGTTCTTTCCTGTATGCATATCTGCCAGAAGCGGAACTGACAGACTCGCTGCATGTTCCATCTCTTCTTTTAAGATTTTTTTCACTTCGTCTACTTCCTCTTCTGCCGCTTCGATCAGAAGCTCATCATGCACCTGCAGGATCATTCTTGACTTCATATTTTGCTTCTTCATCTCATCACTTACACGGATCATCGCAATCTTGATGATATCTGCCGCAGTTCCCTGAATCGGTGCATTCATCGCCACACGTTCTCCAAAACTTCTCTGCATAAAATTGCTGGATTTCAGCTCCGGCACCGGCCTTCTTCGTCCGAATAATGTCACTGCATAGCCTTTTTCTTTTGCATCTGCCACACACTGATCCAGAAAAGTCTTGATCCCCGGATAGGTCTCAAAATAATGTTCAATATACCTGGCTGCCTCTTTTCTTGTAATACTCAGATCCTGACTTAAGCCAAAAGAACTGATTCCATAAACGATACCAAAATTAACTGCCTTGGCATTCCTTCTCTGAAGATCTGTCACCTCATCAAACGGTACATGAAATACCTGGGATGCCGTCATCCGATGAATATCCCTTGCCTCCCGGTATGCCTGAATCAACTGTTCATCCCCCGAACAATGGGCAAGAATCCTCAGTTCAATCTGAGAATAATCTGCATCCACAAATACGCAGCCTTCTTTCGGCACAAAAACTTTACGGATCAGACGCCCCAGTTCCATTCTCACCGGAATATTCTGAAGATTCGGTTCTGTACTGCTGATTCTTCCTGTTGCAGTAATTGTCTGGTTAAATTTACCATGAATCCTTCCATCCGGCCCGATAAATGTGGCAAGCCCGTCAGCATAAGTCGATTTTAACTTTGTAAGCTGCCGGTATTCCAGAATCTTTGCCACGATTGGATACTCCGGTGCAAGCTTATCCAGCACATCTGCTGCTGTAGAATACCCGGTCTTGGTCTTCTTGGCATGCGGCATTTCCAGTTTTTCAAAAAGGATCACTCCCAGTTGCTTTGGAGAATTAATATTGAATGTCTCTCCCGCCATATCATAGATTTCTTTTTCCAGTTCTACAATCCGGTTTCCAAGCTGGTCTCCATATGCCTTCAATGCTTCACCTTCCACATGGATTCCTGCCTGTTCCATTTCATACAGAGTAAATACCAGCGGCATCTCGATTTCCCGGAACAATTTCGTCATCCCGGTTTCTTCCATTTTCCGGTTCAACGGTTCTACTGCCATATATGCCGTATAAGCTTCGTAGCATGCCTTTGTACTTTCCTCTGTCTTTTCATCAATCAGAAGACCCAGTTGTTCTCTCGCTACATCCTCATAATCATAATCACTCTTTAATGGATTCAAAAGATAAGCTGCCACAATCACGTCAAAACTGTTCTCTCTCTTTGCCTGCGGTAAATAATTGAGAGATTCTTTCAGTCCACACATAGAAAATACTTTCACCTTCTCAGCCAGACCAGAAATCATTCCTGCCAGAGTTTCAAAATCCATCTCCATATCACACGGAATCGTAACCGTCTTTTTCTCAGTATAACAAAGTGCGATTCTGCCAATTCCTGATGGATGTGCAAACAGCGGCAATACATTTCCCTTATCTTTGGAAAATGCAACTCCGACCTTCTCTGCCTTCTCTGCCTCTTTAAATATCTTTTCAATCGCAGCTTTTCCTGTCACTTCACAAAAGGTTGCTTCCACATCATTTGCTGAAGTTTCTACATCGAACCGTCCCAGCAGATTCTTAAACTGAAGCTTCTGAAACAGCTCATGTGCTTCTTTCGTATAAGGGTTACCGTGTCTTGCTCCATTCAAATCAAATTCTGTCTCCGCATCCAGCCTAATAGTCGCCAGCGTCTTACTCATCTGTGCCTGCTCCCAGAACTCTTTCAGATTCTTGCTTGCTCTTGGCGGCTTTAATTCGTCTACATGCTCATATGCGTTTTCAATCGTCTTATATTCCTGGATGATCTTTGTCGCCGTCTTTTCTCCAATTCCCGGAACTCCGGGAATATTATCCGATGTATCGCCCATTAAAGCTTTTACATCAATAAATTCTGTCGGAGTCACTCCATAACGCTCTTTCACATCAGCCGCAAGATAATCTTCGATCTCTGTCTTTCCCTGCTTTGTCTTCGGAATCCGCACCTTGATATGCTCCGTGGTAAGCTGAAGTGTATCACGGTCTCCTGAAATGATCGAGACATCCAGTCCCTCTTTTTCACATTGATGAGAAATCGTTCCAAGAAGATCATCTGCTTCCAGTCCTGCCTGTTCAATGATCTCGATATTCATTGCCTTCAGAACCTCTTTGATCACCGGAACCTGCTGACGCAGTTCCTCTGCCATCGGCTTTCTTGTTCCTTTATATTCCTGATACATTTCATGCCGGAAAGTCGGTGCATGCACATCAAATGTCACCGTCAGATATTCTGGTTTTTCCTCATCCAGTATTTTGAACATAATATTCAGGAAACCATATACCGCATTCGTATGAAGTCCTTCCGAATTTGTCAGATCCGGTACGCCATAAAATGCCCGGTTCAGTATGCTATGTCCATCGATCAGTACAATCTTCTCTCTCATCTGAAACTTCTCCTCAATCTTTGCTCTTTACACTGCTGATCCACTGCCCGTGAAACCCTCAGTTTCTTTATAACCCAACAATAAAGTATACACTAAAAACTATCTTTTTAAAAGGCTCATTTTATGGTATTATGTACGCATCATTAAAAATAAAAGAGGAAATAAATATGGATAGTATTATATTTGACGTAGATGGCACTTTATGGGATTCTGTAGATCCCGTGGCTGAATCGTGGAATCTTGCGATCGCCGAAAATACCGATATGACACCTGATCTGACACGGGACTCTCTTGCATGGCTCTTTGGAAAAACCATGACTGAAATTGCCGATGCACTTTTTCCCCAGATTCCACTCGACGAAAGAATGCGACTCCTTACGATCTGCTTTGATTATGAAAACCGATATCTCGAAACTCACCCGGGGAAAATGTATGATGGTGTTGTTGATACGATCAGAGAACTTTCCCTCAGATATCCACTCTTCATTGTCAGTAATTGTCAGTGTGGATATATTGAAGTCATGATGAAATCATCTGGGATCGAACCTTACATCAAAGATCACCTCTGCTTTGGAGAAACCCAGCTTTCAAAAGATCAGACACTTTTACAGTTGATTGGGAAAAATGGGCTGAAATCTCCGGTTTACGTTGGTGATACGCAGGGCGATGCTGATTCCTGCTCCAGGGCTGGTATTCCTTTTATTTTTGCTGAATACGGACTGGGCGATGTCCCGGATGCAAAAGTACGGATTGCACGCTTTGAGGAATTACTGAAGATTGCCGATAAATAAGGATAAAATACCACCAGCATTGAGGGAGCATCTTTCTTAACACAAAAAAATCCCTGAACTCCTTGTAAACACTGGATTTACAGGAGATTCAGAGATTCTGTCTGATGCCGCTGGCCGGACTCGAACCGGCACGGCTACTAACCGCTTGATTTTGAGTCAAGTGCGTCTGCCAATTCCGCCACAGCGGCTTATTTTGTCGGTTCATTATTCCCCGAACCGACTTTTTAATGATATCATATTTGCTTATTTATTTCAACCACTTTTTTATTACTCACCAAGTTTTTTGCCTATCTCAAAGCAATCAAATGTAGCGAAATAATCCTTCGGTGTCTCAGCACGACGGATCATCTGCACGCTTCCATCTTCTTTCAGCAATAACTCCGCTGACTTTAATTTTCCATTGTAATTGTATCCCATGGAAAAGCCGTGAGCCCCCGCATCATGAATCACCAGGTAATCTCCTCTTTCAATCTCTGGGAGCATTCTGTCAATCGCAAATTTATCATTATTCTCGCACAGAGATCCTGTCACATCGTATTTATGGTCACATGGTTCATTCTCTTTTCCAAGAACCGTAATATGATGATATGCTCCATACATTGCCGGACGCATCAGATTAACTGCACATGCATCTACACCAATATAATCTTTATAAGTCTTTTTCTCGTGAATCGCTTTTGTAACAAGGCAGCCGTAAGGTCCCATCATGTAACGTCCCAGTTCTGTAAAGATTGCTACATCACCCATTCCAGCAGGGACTAATACTTCCTCATAGACTTTACGCACGCCTTCTCCGATCGCATAAATATCATTCGGCTCCTGATCCGGTCTGTACGGAATACCAATTCCGCCTGACAGATTGATAAACTTAATATTTGCACCTGTCTCATTTTTAAGACGTACTGCCTGCTCAAACAAAACTTTCGCAAGCATCGGATAATAGTCATTTGTCACCGTATTGCTGGCAAGAAATGCATGGATTCCAAACTCTTTTGCACCTTTGCTTTTCAGGATTTTAAATGCTTCCGTGATCTGTTCTGTTGTCATACCATATTTGGCATCTCCCGGATTGTCCATGATATCATTACTGATCTTAAATAAGCCGCCTGGATTGTAACGGCAGCTGATCGTCTCAGGAATATGTCCGATCGCACTTTCAAGGAACTCAATATGGCTGATATCATCCAGATTGATGATCGCACCAAGTTTATCTGCCAGACGGAAATCCTCTGCAGGAGTATCATTTGACGAGAACATAATATTATGTCCCGTTACACCTACTGCTTCTGAGAGCATCAGCTCCGTATAAGATGAGCAGTCACATCCACAACCATACTCCTTCAGGATATCCAGAAGGAACGGATTTGGAGTTGCCTTTACTGCAAAATATTCTTTATATCCCGGATTCCATGAAAATGCTTCTTTTAATGCCTTTGCATTCGCACGGATTCCTTTCTCATCATAAAGATGAAACGGCGTCGGGTAGGTCTTTACGATCTCTTCAACCTGTTCCTTTGTAACAAATGGTTTCTTGCTCATCTTTCTTCTCTCCTTTTCGTATCTTTATCAGTTCAATTTCATTTGCAAGTGCATTTTTAAATACTGTCACAAAATTTCTCTGACCGGAATAGACACACGTATTCATGCTGCCCATTCCATATTCTCCTGAAAGAACATAGCGGGAATCTACAATCAGTCCGATCTGCTGCTCTTTTTTCCTGGTTACATAAACGATAACTTCTTTCATCGGAAAAGATTCATCCGTAATCAGAACAACCTTTTTTCCTCTTCTCACCAGTTGTAGAAGTTCCTCTTTAAATTCCTCCAGGCATCCTTTAGAACAGGAAAAATAGACCCGTTCTTCTGCTCCGGTCAATAAATGATGAATTTTGTCTGCAATATTCTTCTTACCTTCAACCGTAATATATCCATCCTCTTCCACGGACTCGCTGGGAAGATTCTGCTGAAGCCATTCCAGCTCTTTTTCAAGTCTCCGGATCCGGTTTCCACAAAACTCCTGTGGAACAATGGGGATATAACGCTTTGCATCGCCCTCTACCAGATATGCAGCACCTTTTTCCACCATTGCTGCAAGCGAAGCATAGGCATTCGACCTGGAA
This region includes:
- a CDS encoding ACT domain-containing protein; the protein is MKKCIVTVLGKDTVGIIARVCTYLAENGINILDISQTIVQGYFNMMMIVDVSNLKKDFTEVCDEMDTLGKEIGVSIRCQREEIFEKMHRL
- a CDS encoding MBL fold metallo-hydrolase; translation: MRMCSIASGSSGNCIYVGSDNTHLLVDTGISKKRIEEGLKTLDLKGNDLNGILITHEHSDHIQGLGVFSRKYQIPIYATKGTLEGIKSYSGLGKMPEGLYHPIHTDEPFTLGDIDIHPFEISHDANEPAGYRLECGAKSVAVATDLGKYDSYTVKNLQNLDAVLLEANHDIHMLEVGGYPYYLKQRILGDRGHLSNELSGQLLCDILHDNLKHIMLGHLSKENNYAKLAYETVKLEVTLADNEYKGENLDMFVASRDSVSEIITV
- the coaE gene encoding dephospho-CoA kinase (Dephospho-CoA kinase (CoaE) performs the final step in coenzyme A biosynthesis.), whose amino-acid sequence is MKVIGITGGVGSGKSAVLAWMEQEYGACICQMDEVAKQLQKKGTECFKKIVDEFGDAVVGEDGELDRKELGKMVFSSAEKLQCLNAIVHPAVLKWVQKDIVEKRKQGKPLYVVEAALLTDTGRELCDEMWYIYTSENIRRQRLKASRHYTDEKITDMIASQPSEDTFRQACQAVIDNSGDFEDTKRQIGDKL
- the polA gene encoding DNA polymerase I; the protein is MREKIVLIDGHSILNRAFYGVPDLTNSEGLHTNAVYGFLNIMFKILDEEKPEYLTVTFDVHAPTFRHEMYQEYKGTRKPMAEELRQQVPVIKEVLKAMNIEIIEQAGLEADDLLGTISHQCEKEGLDVSIISGDRDTLQLTTEHIKVRIPKTKQGKTEIEDYLAADVKERYGVTPTEFIDVKALMGDTSDNIPGVPGIGEKTATKIIQEYKTIENAYEHVDELKPPRASKNLKEFWEQAQMSKTLATIRLDAETEFDLNGARHGNPYTKEAHELFQKLQFKNLLGRFDVETSANDVEATFCEVTGKAAIEKIFKEAEKAEKVGVAFSKDKGNVLPLFAHPSGIGRIALCYTEKKTVTIPCDMEMDFETLAGMISGLAEKVKVFSMCGLKESLNYLPQAKRENSFDVIVAAYLLNPLKSDYDYEDVAREQLGLLIDEKTEESTKACYEAYTAYMAVEPLNRKMEETGMTKLFREIEMPLVFTLYEMEQAGIHVEGEALKAYGDQLGNRIVELEKEIYDMAGETFNINSPKQLGVILFEKLEMPHAKKTKTGYSTAADVLDKLAPEYPIVAKILEYRQLTKLKSTYADGLATFIGPDGRIHGKFNQTITATGRISSTEPNLQNIPVRMELGRLIRKVFVPKEGCVFVDADYSQIELRILAHCSGDEQLIQAYREARDIHRMTASQVFHVPFDEVTDLQRRNAKAVNFGIVYGISSFGLSQDLSITRKEAARYIEHYFETYPGIKTFLDQCVADAKEKGYAVTLFGRRRPVPELKSSNFMQRSFGERVAMNAPIQGTAADIIKIAMIRVSDEMKKQNMKSRMILQVHDELLIEAAEEEVDEVKKILKEEMEHAASLSVPLLADMHTGKNWYEAK
- a CDS encoding HAD family hydrolase, producing MDSIIFDVDGTLWDSVDPVAESWNLAIAENTDMTPDLTRDSLAWLFGKTMTEIADALFPQIPLDERMRLLTICFDYENRYLETHPGKMYDGVVDTIRELSLRYPLFIVSNCQCGYIEVMMKSSGIEPYIKDHLCFGETQLSKDQTLLQLIGKNGLKSPVYVGDTQGDADSCSRAGIPFIFAEYGLGDVPDAKVRIARFEELLKIADK
- a CDS encoding diaminopimelate decarboxylase translates to MSKKPFVTKEQVEEIVKTYPTPFHLYDEKGIRANAKALKEAFSWNPGYKEYFAVKATPNPFLLDILKEYGCGCDCSSYTELMLSEAVGVTGHNIMFSSNDTPAEDFRLADKLGAIINLDDISHIEFLESAIGHIPETISCRYNPGGLFKISNDIMDNPGDAKYGMTTEQITEAFKILKSKGAKEFGIHAFLASNTVTNDYYPMLAKVLFEQAVRLKNETGANIKFINLSGGIGIPYRPDQEPNDIYAIGEGVRKVYEEVLVPAGMGDVAIFTELGRYMMGPYGCLVTKAIHEKKTYKDYIGVDACAVNLMRPAMYGAYHHITVLGKENEPCDHKYDVTGSLCENNDKFAIDRMLPEIERGDYLVIHDAGAHGFSMGYNYNGKLKSAELLLKEDGSVQMIRRAETPKDYFATFDCFEIGKKLGE
- a CDS encoding TrmB family transcriptional regulator, with product MYSVPVKNYYGEEQRMDESREIEYLMHFGLSRQEALIYRKLLEGGKKTGYEIARDTGISRSNAYASLAAMVEKGAAYLVEGDAKRYIPIVPQEFCGNRIRRLEKELEWLQQNLPSESVEEDGYITVEGKKNIADKIHHLLTGAEERVYFSCSKGCLEEFKEELLQLVRRGKKVVLITDESFPMKEVIVYVTRKKEQQIGLIVDSRYVLSGEYGMGSMNTCVYSGQRNFVTVFKNALANEIELIKIRKGEKKDEQETICYKGTG